In one Gammaproteobacteria bacterium genomic region, the following are encoded:
- a CDS encoding TetR/AcrR family transcriptional regulator, translated as MGRVSDARERLMSAAAELTWEAGYNAVTVDAICERAGVKKGSFYHFFESKAALAVAALDAWWETHTRPTLDAAFSVTVPPLERFERYLDAVYRTQLEMRKSKGRVLGCPFFSVGMESGGLEPEVWEASQRIVARKRKYIEAAIRDAKEEGLVDVDDVEEAAQSVQTLMEGALARARVQNSPEPMHGLYAPVLRLLGARKERVRA; from the coding sequence ATGGGACGAGTCAGCGACGCCCGAGAGCGATTGATGAGCGCGGCCGCCGAGTTGACCTGGGAAGCAGGCTACAACGCGGTGACCGTGGATGCCATTTGCGAGCGCGCCGGCGTCAAGAAGGGCAGCTTCTATCATTTCTTCGAGTCGAAGGCGGCGCTCGCCGTCGCCGCGCTCGACGCCTGGTGGGAAACGCACACGCGTCCGACGCTCGATGCCGCGTTCTCGGTGACCGTGCCGCCGCTCGAGCGCTTCGAGCGCTACCTCGACGCGGTGTATCGCACCCAGCTCGAGATGCGGAAATCCAAGGGCCGCGTGCTCGGCTGCCCGTTCTTCAGCGTCGGCATGGAAAGCGGCGGCTTGGAGCCCGAGGTCTGGGAGGCTTCGCAACGCATCGTGGCGCGCAAGCGCAAGTACATCGAAGCGGCGATTCGCGACGCGAAGGAGGAAGGTCTCGTCGACGTGGACGACGTCGAGGAAGCGGCACAAAGCGTGCAGACGTTGATGGAAGGGGCGCTCGCGCGCGCCCGGGTCCAAAACAGCCCCGAGCCCATGCACGGCCTCTATGCGCCCGTGTTGCGTCTGCTCGGCGCCCGCAAGGAGCGGGTCCGCGCATAG
- a CDS encoding efflux RND transporter periplasmic adaptor subunit — translation MPQEEGRTHTPDPRRRRRRIALAGLAALFAVAGTGYGAYWLTTGRFHESTEDAYVAGNRVPVMAEVHGTVVAVMADDTMLVRQGQTIVRLDDTDARVALEQAEAKLASTVRRIQGEYAKEKQLEAEVATRQASLALAESDYRRNRRLHAKGAASTQVLEHSATSVEVNRHALAAAERALEVLRADLGETDLAHHPDVALAAAEVRAAYLALERTKIVAPVSGVVANRNVQVGQQVDPGAPLMAIVPSDEIWVDANFKESQLDGIRIGQPVLLHADAYGGSVAFHGKVIGIGAGTGSAFSLLPPQNATGNWIKIVQRVPVRIGIAKDEIEDHRLQIGLSMEVTVDTRPSAAAPDSLEIVDPGSYTTSVYDLRATDADGLIARIITANSAGRIEEASTSGPTRFAQDLETGEADGHGG, via the coding sequence ATGCCCCAAGAAGAAGGACGCACCCATACTCCCGACCCTCGTCGCCGCCGCCGTCGCATCGCGCTCGCCGGCCTCGCCGCGCTTTTCGCCGTCGCCGGCACGGGCTACGGCGCCTATTGGCTCACGACCGGCCGCTTTCATGAATCGACCGAGGATGCCTACGTCGCGGGCAATCGTGTGCCCGTCATGGCCGAGGTCCACGGCACCGTCGTCGCGGTCATGGCCGACGACACGATGCTCGTGCGCCAAGGACAGACGATCGTCCGGCTCGACGACACCGACGCGCGCGTAGCGCTCGAGCAGGCCGAGGCGAAGCTCGCATCGACCGTTCGTCGGATCCAGGGCGAATACGCGAAGGAGAAGCAGCTCGAGGCGGAGGTGGCCACTCGGCAGGCGTCGCTCGCGCTGGCCGAAAGCGACTACCGGCGTAATCGAAGATTGCACGCGAAGGGCGCCGCTTCGACGCAAGTGCTCGAGCACAGCGCGACGAGCGTCGAGGTCAACCGACACGCTCTCGCCGCGGCCGAGCGCGCGCTCGAGGTCCTACGGGCCGATTTGGGCGAGACCGACCTCGCGCATCATCCCGACGTCGCGCTCGCGGCCGCCGAGGTCCGTGCAGCCTACCTCGCGCTCGAGCGCACCAAGATCGTCGCGCCCGTGTCGGGCGTCGTCGCCAATCGCAACGTGCAGGTCGGACAGCAGGTCGATCCCGGCGCGCCTCTGATGGCGATCGTGCCGAGCGACGAGATCTGGGTCGATGCGAACTTCAAGGAGTCCCAGCTCGACGGCATCCGCATCGGCCAACCCGTCCTCTTGCACGCCGATGCTTACGGCGGCTCGGTCGCCTTTCACGGCAAGGTGATCGGCATCGGCGCCGGCACCGGGAGCGCGTTCTCGCTGCTGCCGCCCCAGAACGCGACCGGCAACTGGATCAAGATCGTGCAGCGCGTGCCCGTCCGCATCGGCATCGCCAAGGACGAGATCGAGGATCATCGCCTCCAGATCGGCCTGTCGATGGAAGTCACGGTCGACACGCGGCCGAGCGCTGCCGCGCCGGACTCGCTCGAGATCGTCGATCCCGGGAGCTATACGACCTCCGTGTACGACTTGCGCGCCACGGACGCCGACGGGCTCATCGCGCGGATCATCACGGCGAACAGCGCAGGCCGCATCGAGGAGGCCTCGACGAGCGGCCCGACGCGGTTCGCGCAGGACCTCGAGACCGGCGAGGCGGACGGCCATGGGGGCTAG